In the genome of Pseudomonas sp. P5_109, one region contains:
- a CDS encoding lipocalin family protein: MKRLLIILFAGLVLAGCATSGQDTLAPKTVKSVNLKRYQGTWYELARLPMYFQRDCAQSEAHYTLKPDGNVAVLNRCLTAQWQWEEVKGTAYPQVPGKSDKLWVEFDTWFSRLIPGTAKGEYWVLYVSDDYKTAIVGDPSRKYLWLLSRTPTVNGVVREELLSKARQQGYDTTRLIWRASEQQMAKTSN; this comes from the coding sequence ATGAAGCGGTTGTTGATCATCCTTTTTGCCGGCCTGGTGTTGGCCGGCTGTGCCACATCTGGCCAGGACACCTTGGCACCCAAGACTGTCAAAAGCGTCAACCTCAAGCGCTACCAGGGCACCTGGTACGAGCTGGCTCGCCTGCCGATGTACTTCCAGCGTGACTGCGCGCAATCCGAAGCTCATTACACGCTCAAGCCCGACGGCAACGTCGCGGTATTGAACCGCTGCCTGACGGCGCAGTGGCAATGGGAAGAGGTCAAGGGCACGGCTTATCCACAGGTGCCCGGCAAGAGCGACAAGCTGTGGGTCGAGTTCGATACCTGGTTCTCCAGGCTGATCCCGGGTACGGCGAAGGGCGAATATTGGGTGCTGTACGTCAGCGATGACTACAAGACCGCCATTGTCGGTGATCCAAGCCGCAAGTACTTGTGGCTGTTGTCGCGCACGCCGACCGTCAATGGTGTGGTGCGTGAAGAGCTGCTGAGCAAGGCGCGTCAGCAGGGTTATGACACCACGCGGCTGATCTGGCGGGCGTCGGAACAGCAGATGGCCAAGACGTCGAACTAA
- a CDS encoding formimidoylglutamate deiminase, producing MSAFFAERALLPSGWANNVRLEVSADGVLTHIQADSHADGAERLSGPLLPGMPNLHSHAFQRAMAGLAEVAGNPNDSFWTWRDLMYRLVGKISPEQLGVIARQLYIEMLKAGYTSVAEFHYVHHDTGGQPYADPAELALRISQAATSAGIGLTLLPVLYSHSGFGGQAPNDGQRRFINSTENYLKLQSRLQPILAQQKAQSLGLCFHSLRAVTPQQISEVLAASDKQCPVHIHIAEQQKEVDDCLTWSGRRPLQWLYENIDVDQRWCLVHATHANPEEVTSMAKSRAIAGLCLTTEANLGDGIFPAVDFLAQGGRMGIGSDSHVSLSVVEELRWLEYGQRLRDQRRNRLYGADQPMVGRTLFDAALDGGAQALGQPIGALEVGKRADWLVLDGNDPYLATASGDGILNRWLFAGGDRQVRDVLVNGQWVVRDGRHAGEEESSRAFTQVLRELLG from the coding sequence ATGTCCGCCTTCTTTGCCGAACGCGCGCTGCTGCCTAGTGGATGGGCCAACAATGTACGTCTTGAGGTCAGCGCCGACGGCGTATTGACCCATATCCAGGCCGATTCCCATGCAGATGGCGCCGAGCGGTTAAGCGGTCCGCTGCTGCCTGGCATGCCGAACCTGCACTCACACGCCTTCCAGCGGGCCATGGCCGGGCTGGCGGAAGTGGCGGGCAATCCGAACGACAGTTTCTGGACCTGGCGCGACCTGATGTATCGCCTTGTCGGAAAAATCAGCCCGGAGCAACTCGGCGTCATCGCTCGTCAGCTGTACATCGAAATGCTCAAGGCCGGTTACACCTCGGTGGCGGAATTTCACTACGTGCACCATGACACTGGCGGCCAACCTTATGCCGACCCGGCCGAACTGGCCCTGCGTATCAGCCAGGCTGCTACCTCCGCCGGTATCGGTCTGACCCTGTTGCCGGTGCTGTACAGCCACTCCGGTTTCGGTGGCCAGGCGCCGAACGACGGTCAGCGCCGTTTTATCAACAGCACCGAAAACTACCTCAAGCTGCAATCGCGCTTGCAGCCGATCCTCGCGCAACAGAAGGCACAGTCGCTCGGCTTGTGTTTCCACTCGTTGCGCGCGGTCACCCCGCAGCAGATCAGCGAAGTGTTGGCGGCCAGCGACAAGCAGTGCCCGGTGCACATCCATATCGCCGAACAGCAGAAGGAAGTCGACGACTGCCTGACTTGGAGCGGTCGCCGTCCGCTGCAATGGCTGTACGAAAACATCGACGTCGACCAGCGCTGGTGCCTGGTCCACGCGACCCACGCCAACCCGGAAGAAGTCACGTCGATGGCCAAGAGTCGTGCCATCGCCGGTCTGTGCCTGACCACTGAAGCCAACCTGGGCGACGGGATTTTCCCGGCGGTGGACTTCCTGGCCCAGGGCGGGCGCATGGGTATCGGTTCCGACAGCCATGTGTCGCTAAGCGTGGTGGAAGAATTGCGTTGGCTGGAATACGGCCAGCGTCTACGCGACCAGCGGCGTAATCGTTTGTATGGCGCGGATCAGCCGATGGTCGGCCGTACGCTGTTCGATGCCGCGCTGGATGGCGGCGCCCAGGCGCTGGGCCAGCCGATTGGCGCACTGGAAGTCGGCAAACGTGCCGACTGGCTGGTGCTCGACGGCAACGACCCGTATCTGGCAACGGCCAGTGGCGACGGCATTCTCAACCGCTGGCTGTTTGCCGGTGGCGATCGCCAAGTGCGCGATGTGCTGGTGAACGGGCAGTGGGTTGTGCGCGATGGACGGCATGCCGGCGAAGAAGAAAGCAGCCGCGCCTTCACCCAGGTCCTGCGCGAACTCCTGGGCTGA
- the hutC gene encoding histidine utilization repressor produces the protein MGDSPAPLYARVKQMITQQIDSGNWPPHYRVPSESELVSQLGFSRMTINRALREMTADGLLVRMQGVGTFVAEPKSQSALFEVHNIADEIASRGHRHTCKVITLEEEAAGSERALALDMREGQRVFHSLIVHFENDIPVQIEDRFVNALVAPDYLKQDFTLQTPYAYLNQVAPLTEGEHVVEAILAESSECKLLQIEKGEPCLLIRRRTWSGRQPVTAARLIHPGSRHRLEGRFHK, from the coding sequence ATGGGCGACAGTCCGGCGCCCTTGTACGCCCGCGTCAAACAAATGATCACCCAGCAAATCGACAGCGGAAACTGGCCGCCGCACTACCGCGTTCCGTCGGAAAGCGAGCTGGTCAGCCAGCTGGGCTTCAGTCGCATGACCATCAACCGCGCCCTGCGCGAGATGACTGCCGACGGTCTGTTGGTGCGCATGCAAGGCGTCGGTACGTTCGTCGCCGAGCCGAAAAGCCAGTCCGCCCTGTTCGAAGTGCACAACATCGCCGACGAAATCGCCTCTCGCGGTCATCGCCACACCTGCAAGGTCATCACCCTTGAAGAAGAGGCCGCCGGCTCCGAGCGTGCCCTGGCCCTGGACATGCGCGAAGGGCAGAGGGTGTTTCACTCGCTGATCGTGCATTTCGAAAACGATATTCCGGTGCAAATCGAAGACCGTTTCGTCAATGCGCTGGTGGCGCCGGACTACCTCAAGCAGGACTTCACCCTGCAAACGCCCTACGCCTACCTGAACCAGGTCGCGCCGTTGACCGAGGGCGAGCACGTGGTCGAGGCGATCCTGGCGGAGTCGTCCGAATGCAAATTGCTACAGATTGAAAAAGGCGAGCCGTGCCTGCTGATCCGTCGCCGCACCTGGTCCGGTCGTCAGCCGGTGACTGCTGCTCGTTTGATTCACCCCGGTTCCCGTCATCGTCTGGAAGGTCGGTTTCATAAGTAG
- a CDS encoding HutD family protein, protein MSNAKVLRAKDYPRMPWKNGGGSTEEITRDAGTGLDGFGWRLSIADIGESGGFSTFAGYERVITVLQGEGMTLTVDGQDTRPLLPLDPFAFSGESKVSCTLLGGPIRDFNLIYAPQRYSARLQWLSGEQRFFSSAGTVLVFSMSEQAEVSVDNNAQQLGRHDCLQLEADAGLLDVAIKGLCCVIELTSRD, encoded by the coding sequence ATGAGTAACGCAAAGGTTTTACGCGCCAAAGATTACCCACGCATGCCGTGGAAAAACGGCGGCGGCAGCACCGAAGAAATCACTCGTGATGCCGGCACCGGCCTGGATGGCTTTGGCTGGCGCCTGTCGATTGCCGATATCGGTGAGTCGGGCGGGTTTTCTACCTTCGCCGGTTACGAGCGAGTGATCACCGTTTTGCAGGGCGAGGGCATGACCCTGACGGTGGATGGCCAGGACACACGGCCACTGTTACCGCTGGACCCGTTTGCCTTCAGCGGTGAAAGCAAGGTCTCCTGTACATTGCTCGGTGGTCCGATTCGCGATTTCAACCTGATCTACGCGCCGCAGCGTTATAGCGCGCGGTTGCAGTGGTTGTCGGGCGAGCAGCGGTTCTTCAGTTCGGCGGGCACGGTGTTGGTGTTCAGCATGAGTGAGCAGGCTGAGGTGTCGGTCGATAACAACGCCCAGCAATTGGGCCGTCATGATTGCCTGCAATTGGAGGCTGATGCCGGATTGCTGGACGTCGCCATCAAAGGGCTGTGCTGCGTGATCGAACTGACGTCGCGCGACTGA
- a CDS encoding methyl-accepting chemotaxis protein gives MKQWKVKTHLLLLAGILLGSLTGIGALGLYGMRTTVQGLETVYLDRVIPQQDLKKISELYSVQIVDAIHKARDGILSSVDAAQQIRQAMLEIQPLWRTYLSTRLVDEEVRLINEITPLMQATEVPLQRLQAVLNRNKAASQSLEHFAVHQLYPLIDPLTSLFSQLTDVQLKEARRQFEHSQALYVVNLRQMAVVLALALLFGSLYALLFSARLARYLGAEPHELASISTRIAQGRLGDPVIVNTTSTGVMQSVEAMRRSLASMIGKVREASQHIESSTLNLSISSEQGLKQAAEQNGAASSIAAAAEQMSANITHIAENAAQAHDTTQKAEQITACGIATMARSIIEMQQIAQLVTQTSDEIDQLTLHSNAIGKIVGMIHSIAEQTNLLALNATIEAARAGDQGRGFAVVADEVRELATRTTRSTAEIVVLVSTIQSGMRKANSSMSTGRERVLQGQQLIDSAGASMNDVKTALNASLNAVSQISNALQEQREASEDVARNVENVAQRVEENVAAQQEAVKTIQALKQMSSELEATVRGFTLERE, from the coding sequence ATGAAACAGTGGAAAGTCAAAACCCACCTCCTGCTGCTGGCCGGCATCCTGCTGGGCAGCCTGACCGGCATCGGCGCACTCGGCCTGTACGGTATGCGCACTACGGTGCAGGGACTGGAGACGGTTTACCTGGACCGGGTCATCCCGCAACAGGACCTGAAGAAAATCTCCGAGCTGTATTCAGTCCAGATCGTCGACGCTATCCACAAGGCCCGCGACGGCATCCTCAGTAGCGTCGACGCGGCGCAACAGATACGGCAAGCGATGCTTGAAATCCAACCGCTTTGGCGCACCTACCTGTCGACCCGCCTGGTTGATGAAGAGGTGCGACTGATCAACGAAATCACACCACTGATGCAGGCGACCGAAGTACCGCTTCAGCGTTTGCAGGCGGTCTTGAACCGCAACAAAGCCGCCAGTCAGAGCCTGGAGCATTTCGCCGTCCACCAGCTGTACCCCTTGATTGACCCGCTGACTTCACTGTTTTCGCAACTGACCGATGTCCAACTTAAAGAGGCACGCCGACAGTTCGAGCATAGCCAGGCACTCTATGTGGTCAATTTGAGGCAGATGGCCGTGGTCCTGGCCCTGGCACTGTTGTTTGGCAGTCTTTATGCCCTGCTGTTCAGCGCCAGGCTGGCGCGATACCTGGGCGCCGAGCCTCACGAGCTGGCCAGTATCAGCACCAGGATTGCCCAAGGCAGGCTCGGCGATCCAGTGATAGTTAACACGACGTCAACGGGTGTCATGCAATCGGTCGAGGCCATGCGACGCAGCCTGGCCAGCATGATCGGCAAGGTGCGCGAGGCCTCGCAGCATATCGAGTCCTCGACCCTGAACCTGAGCATCTCGTCTGAACAAGGCCTGAAACAGGCTGCCGAGCAAAATGGCGCGGCCTCTTCCATTGCCGCCGCTGCGGAACAGATGTCAGCCAACATCACGCACATTGCCGAGAACGCCGCGCAGGCACACGACACCACACAAAAGGCCGAACAGATCACCGCTTGCGGAATTGCCACCATGGCGCGCTCTATCATCGAGATGCAGCAGATCGCCCAGCTGGTGACCCAGACGTCAGATGAAATCGACCAATTGACCCTGCACTCCAACGCCATCGGGAAAATTGTCGGCATGATCCACAGCATTGCCGAACAGACCAATCTGCTCGCACTCAATGCCACCATCGAGGCGGCGCGGGCCGGCGATCAAGGGCGCGGGTTTGCCGTGGTGGCTGACGAAGTGCGGGAGCTGGCAACCCGCACGACCCGCTCTACCGCTGAGATTGTGGTGCTGGTGAGCACCATTCAAAGCGGCATGCGAAAAGCCAACAGCAGCATGAGCACTGGCCGCGAGCGCGTGCTTCAGGGCCAGCAGTTGATCGACAGCGCCGGTGCGTCGATGAATGACGTCAAGACCGCGCTCAACGCGTCACTCAATGCAGTCAGCCAGATCTCCAATGCCTTGCAGGAACAGCGTGAAGCCAGCGAAGACGTGGCGCGCAATGTGGAGAACGTGGCGCAGCGGGTCGAGGAAAATGTCGCGGCGCAGCAGGAGGCGGTGAAAACCATCCAGGCACTGAAACAGATGTCGAGTGAGCTGGAGGCGACCGTTCGAGGTTTTACCCTCGAACGGGAATGA
- the hutU gene encoding urocanate hydratase, with product MTKFRDVEIRAARGNKLTAKSWLTEAPLRMLMNNLDPEVAENPKELVVYGGIGRAARNWECYDKIVESLTNLNDDETLLVQSGKPVGVFKTHSNAPRVLIANSNLVPHWASWEHFNELDAKGLAMYGQMTAGSWIYIGSQGIVQGTYETFVEAGRQHYNDNLTGKWVLTAGLGGMGGAQPLAATLAGACSLNIECQQVSIDFRLKSRYVDEQATDLDDALARIAKYTAEGKAISIALLGNAAEILPELVKRGVRPDMVTDQTSAHDPLNGYLPAGWTWDQYRERAKTEPAAVIKAAKQSMAVHVKAMLDFQKMGVPTFDYGNNIRQMAQEEGVENAFDFPGFVPAYIRPLFCRGIGPFRWAALSGNAEDIYKTDAKVKELIPDDAHLHNWLDMARERISFQGLPARICWVGLGLRAKLGLAFNEMVRSGELSAPIVIGRDHLDSGSVSSPNRETESMQDGSDAVSDWPLLNALLNTASGATWVSLHHGGGVGMGFSQHSGMVIVCDGTDEAAERIARVLHNDPATGVMRHADAGYQIAIDCAKEQGLNLPMITGK from the coding sequence GTGACTAAATTTCGTGACGTTGAAATCCGCGCTGCCCGCGGTAACAAGCTGACCGCCAAGAGCTGGCTGACCGAAGCGCCGCTGCGCATGCTGATGAACAACCTCGACCCTGAAGTCGCCGAGAACCCTAAAGAACTGGTGGTCTACGGTGGTATCGGTCGCGCTGCACGTAACTGGGAATGCTACGACAAGATCGTCGAAAGCCTGACCAACCTGAACGACGACGAGACCCTGCTGGTGCAATCCGGCAAGCCGGTCGGCGTGTTCAAGACCCACAGCAACGCCCCGCGCGTACTGATCGCCAACTCCAACCTGGTTCCGCACTGGGCGAGCTGGGAGCACTTCAACGAGCTCGACGCCAAAGGCCTGGCCATGTACGGCCAGATGACCGCCGGCAGCTGGATCTACATCGGCAGCCAGGGCATCGTCCAGGGCACCTACGAAACCTTCGTTGAAGCCGGTCGCCAGCACTACAACGACAACCTGACAGGCAAGTGGGTACTGACCGCTGGCCTGGGCGGCATGGGCGGCGCACAGCCTCTGGCTGCAACCCTGGCCGGTGCTTGCTCGCTGAACATCGAATGCCAACAAGTCAGCATCGATTTCCGTCTGAAAAGCCGCTATGTCGACGAACAGGCTACTGACCTCGACGACGCGCTGGCCCGCATCGCCAAATACACCGCCGAAGGCAAGGCGATCTCCATCGCCCTGCTGGGCAACGCGGCAGAAATCCTGCCGGAACTGGTCAAGCGCGGCGTACGCCCGGACATGGTCACCGACCAGACCAGCGCCCACGATCCGCTCAACGGCTACCTGCCGGCCGGCTGGACCTGGGACCAGTACCGCGAACGCGCCAAGACTGAACCGGCCGCTGTGATCAAAGCCGCCAAGCAATCGATGGCCGTGCACGTCAAAGCAATGCTCGACTTCCAGAAAATGGGCGTACCGACCTTCGACTACGGCAACAACATCCGTCAGATGGCACAAGAAGAAGGCGTGGAAAACGCATTCGACTTCCCTGGCTTCGTACCGGCCTACATCCGTCCGCTGTTCTGCCGCGGTATCGGTCCGTTCCGTTGGGCTGCACTGTCGGGCAACGCTGAAGACATCTACAAGACCGACGCCAAGGTAAAAGAGCTGATCCCGGACGACGCTCACCTGCACAACTGGCTGGACATGGCTCGCGAGCGCATCAGCTTCCAGGGTCTGCCGGCACGTATCTGCTGGGTCGGCCTGGGCCTGCGCGCCAAGCTGGGCCTGGCGTTCAACGAAATGGTGCGCAGCGGCGAACTGTCCGCGCCAATCGTGATCGGTCGCGACCACCTGGACTCCGGTTCGGTATCGAGCCCGAACCGCGAAACCGAATCGATGCAGGACGGTTCCGACGCTGTTTCCGACTGGCCACTGCTCAACGCTCTGCTCAACACCGCGAGCGGCGCGACCTGGGTTTCCCTGCACCACGGCGGCGGCGTCGGCATGGGCTTCTCCCAGCACTCGGGCATGGTGATTGTCTGCGACGGTACTGACGAAGCGGCCGAGCGTATCGCTCGCGTGCTGCACAACGACCCGGCGACCGGCGTCATGCGTCACGCCGATGCCGGTTACCAGATCGCCATCGACTGCGCCAAGGAACAAGGGCTGAACCTGCCGATGATTACCGGCAAATAA
- a CDS encoding purine-cytosine permease family protein produces MAVNSDRASNKPLIEKRSIDYIPEAERHGRLLSQFTLWMGANLQITAIVTGALAVVLGGDVFWSLIGLLIGQLLGGGVMALHAAQGPKLGLPQMISSRVQFGVYGAAIPIVLVCLMYLGFTATGTVLSGQALGQLFGVSDTVGILLFASVIVLVTVLGYRVIHWIGRVASVIGVIAFVYLFSRLMNQVDVGALLQIRHFSWSSFLLAVSLAASWQIAFGPYVADYSRYLPSKTSAVKTFFAAGAGSVIGAQVAMVLGVFAAASANGQYAGHEVAYIVGLGGTGATAALLYFSIAFGKVTISTLNSYGSFMCIATIISGFRGDLKVTRLQRLVFVLVIVGAATLMALLGQHSFLGAFKSFILFLLAFFTPWSAINLVDYYCITRERYDVPALADPNGRYGRWNLLGISVYVFGVLVQLPFISTKFYTGPLVAALGDVDISWVIGLVLPAALYYVCAKKWHGTVPDRLILPVEQGAVTEQKQNVGRAAAQA; encoded by the coding sequence ATGGCTGTTAACAGCGATCGTGCAAGCAACAAGCCGTTGATCGAGAAGCGTTCGATCGACTACATCCCGGAAGCGGAAAGACACGGTCGTCTGTTAAGCCAGTTCACCCTGTGGATGGGTGCCAACCTGCAAATCACCGCGATTGTCACCGGTGCCTTGGCGGTGGTGCTTGGCGGTGATGTGTTCTGGTCATTGATCGGTCTGTTGATCGGTCAATTGCTGGGCGGCGGCGTAATGGCGCTGCATGCGGCGCAAGGTCCCAAGCTTGGCCTGCCGCAGATGATTTCCAGCCGGGTACAGTTCGGCGTATACGGCGCGGCCATCCCGATCGTGCTGGTCTGCTTGATGTACCTGGGCTTCACCGCAACGGGAACCGTGTTGTCCGGCCAGGCGCTGGGGCAGTTGTTTGGCGTCAGCGACACCGTCGGTATCCTCCTTTTCGCCAGTGTCATCGTGCTGGTCACGGTGCTCGGCTATCGGGTGATCCATTGGATCGGCCGTGTTGCCAGTGTCATTGGCGTGATTGCCTTTGTTTATCTGTTCAGCCGTCTGATGAACCAGGTCGACGTTGGCGCACTGTTGCAAATCCGCCACTTCAGCTGGAGCAGTTTCCTGCTCGCGGTGTCGCTCGCGGCATCCTGGCAGATCGCCTTCGGCCCTTATGTGGCTGACTATTCTCGCTACCTGCCGAGCAAGACGTCCGCGGTGAAAACGTTTTTTGCCGCAGGCGCAGGTTCGGTCATTGGTGCGCAGGTGGCGATGGTCCTCGGCGTGTTCGCGGCCGCTTCGGCCAACGGGCAATACGCCGGCCACGAAGTGGCCTACATCGTGGGTCTGGGTGGTACCGGTGCCACCGCTGCGCTGCTGTACTTCAGCATCGCGTTCGGCAAGGTCACCATCTCCACGCTGAACTCCTACGGCAGCTTCATGTGCATTGCGACCATCATCAGCGGTTTCCGTGGTGACCTGAAGGTAACGCGCTTGCAGCGCCTGGTCTTCGTGCTGGTCATCGTCGGTGCTGCGACCCTGATGGCGTTGCTCGGTCAGCACTCGTTCCTCGGTGCGTTCAAATCTTTCATCCTGTTCCTGCTGGCGTTCTTTACTCCCTGGAGCGCGATCAACCTGGTGGACTACTACTGCATCACTCGCGAGCGCTATGACGTACCGGCTCTGGCCGATCCGAATGGTCGCTACGGTCGTTGGAACCTTCTCGGTATCAGCGTCTATGTGTTCGGTGTGCTGGTACAACTGCCGTTCATCTCCACCAAGTTCTATACCGGTCCGTTGGTGGCGGCCCTGGGTGATGTGGATATTTCCTGGGTCATCGGCCTGGTGCTACCCGCCGCCCTGTATTACGTATGCGCAAAAAAATGGCACGGCACAGTGCCTGATCGTTTGATCCTGCCGGTCGAGCAGGGCGCGGTCACCGAACAAAAGCAGAATGTGGGTCGCGCTGC